One Candidatus Blochmannia vicinus DNA window includes the following coding sequences:
- the cgtA gene encoding Obg family GTPase CgtA translates to MRFIDMTDITVVAGNGGHGCVSFQKTRKGSSFLKKPNGSNGGDGGNVWLLADPNVNTLNYFHFHHIFRAGHGQCGRSRGCTGKKGKDIFVKVPYGTRVSDKKTNELLGEIDSHKKWLMVAKGGRHGFGNGHFKYAPRHKKLCSTHGGAGEFQHLNLELLLIADVGILGLPNSGKSSFIRVISSAKPKVADYPFTTLVPYLGVVQINDYDRFVIADIPGIIKGASNGSGLGMRFLKHLEHCQILLHFIDIAPLDNSDPLENIITIRHELNNYSKKLTYKPCWLIFNKIDLLERYVVEKKIEYIISSLQWKGRYYSISSTHNTNISLLCDSIMKFIIYHGQN, encoded by the coding sequence ATGAGATTTATTGATATGACTGATATTACAGTTGTTGCTGGAAATGGAGGGCATGGTTGTGTTAGTTTTCAAAAAACAAGAAAGGGCAGTTCTTTTTTAAAAAAACCTAATGGTAGTAATGGAGGAGACGGAGGTAATGTTTGGTTATTAGCAGATCCTAATGTAAACACTTTAAATTATTTTCATTTTCATCATATTTTTAGAGCTGGGCATGGACAATGTGGACGTAGCCGGGGTTGTACTGGAAAAAAGGGTAAGGATATTTTTGTAAAAGTTCCGTATGGAACTAGAGTGAGTGACAAAAAAACAAATGAATTATTAGGGGAAATAGACAGTCATAAAAAATGGTTAATGGTAGCTAAAGGAGGGCGCCATGGTTTTGGGAATGGACATTTTAAATATGCTCCACGACACAAAAAACTTTGTAGTACACATGGGGGGGCAGGAGAGTTTCAGCACTTGAATTTAGAATTACTTCTGATAGCGGACGTCGGAATACTTGGACTGCCTAATTCTGGAAAATCCAGTTTTATTCGTGTAATATCGTCAGCGAAACCAAAGGTAGCAGATTATCCATTTACTACATTAGTACCATATTTAGGTGTAGTACAGATTAATGATTATGATAGATTTGTTATTGCAGATATTCCTGGTATTATTAAAGGCGCTTCTAATGGCTCAGGATTGGGAATGAGGTTTTTAAAGCATCTAGAACATTGTCAAATATTATTGCATTTTATTGATATTGCACCTTTGGATAATTCTGATCCGTTAGAAAATATTATTACTATTAGACATGAATTAAATAACTATAGTAAAAAATTGACTTACAAACCTTGTTGGTTAATATTTAATAAAATAGATTTATTAGAGAGATATGTAGTAGAAAAAAAGATTGAGTATATCATTAGTTCTTTACAGTGGAAAGGCCGTTATTATTCTATATCTTCGACACATAATACGAATATATCATTGCTGTGTGACAGCATTATGAAGTTTATTATTTATCATGGCCAAAATTAA
- the ppa gene encoding inorganic diphosphatase: MYLNQVPAGRNIPEDIYVIIEIPANSDPIKYEIDKKTGMLFVDRFLLTPTFYPCNYGYINQTLSLDGDPMDVLVSTPYPLQSGCVIHCRPIGMLNMVDESGNDAKIIAVPHDKISEQYSLIQDINDLPNLLRNQINHFFKNYKDLDSGKWVKIKNWESSNAAKTEILKAFERFKKIT, encoded by the coding sequence ATGTATTTAAATCAAGTTCCGGCTGGAAGAAATATTCCAGAAGATATATACGTTATTATTGAAATTCCAGCTAACTCTGATCCAATTAAATATGAAATTGATAAAAAAACAGGAATGCTATTTGTTGATCGTTTTTTATTAACACCTACGTTTTACCCTTGTAATTACGGTTATATCAATCAGACTTTATCGTTGGATGGTGATCCAATGGATGTGTTAGTCTCTACTCCATATCCTTTACAATCGGGTTGCGTAATACATTGCCGCCCTATAGGTATGCTCAACATGGTTGATGAATCTGGCAATGATGCTAAAATAATTGCAGTACCTCACGACAAAATATCGGAGCAGTATTCATTAATACAAGATATAAATGATCTCCCAAATTTACTACGTAATCAAATAAATCATTTTTTCAAAAATTATAAAGATTTAGACTCTGGAAAATGGGTTAAAATAAAAAACTGGGAAAGCAGTAACGCTGCTAAAACAGAAATTTTAAAGGCTTTTGAACGTTTTAAAAAGATTACATAA
- the greA gene encoding transcription elongation factor GreA — protein sequence MKYVPMTLRGAERLRKELDYLKNIRRPEIIKNISEAREHGDLKENAEYNAAREQQGFCEGRIQEIESKLSHAHIIDVTKLITNNRIVFGATVNIENLDTAHRRTYSIVGDDEANLKENTVSINSPIARGLIGHKAGDVIEIDTPTGKIRYKIIQIKYY from the coding sequence ATGAAGTATGTACCAATGACTTTACGTGGAGCTGAAAGATTGAGAAAAGAATTGGATTACTTAAAGAATATTCGTCGTCCAGAAATTATAAAAAATATTTCCGAAGCACGCGAGCATGGTGATTTAAAAGAAAATGCTGAATATAATGCTGCTCGTGAGCAACAGGGTTTTTGTGAAGGACGCATTCAAGAAATAGAGTCTAAGCTTTCTCATGCGCATATTATAGATGTCACAAAATTAATTACTAACAATAGGATAGTTTTTGGAGCTACAGTTAATATTGAAAATTTAGATACAGCACATAGACGAACATATAGTATTGTAGGAGATGATGAGGCAAACCTCAAAGAAAACACGGTTTCTATTAATTCTCCTATTGCTAGAGGTTTAATCGGCCATAAAGCAGGAGATGTTATCGAGATTGACACTCCAACAGGAAAAATAAGATATAAAATAATTCAGATTAAATATTATTGA
- the ispB gene encoding octaprenyl diphosphate synthase: MNITQIVKLTKQDMIDVNTEIRARLASEITLINELVQYIINSGGKRIRPMITLLTARALRYKKTQHVIIATLIEFIHTATLLHDDVVDKSHMRRGKITTNMIFGNAASVLVGDFIYTRAFQMMTELESLRILSLMADAVNIIAKGEILQLTNCNDPTITIDSYMKIIYSKTARLFEVASQASAILANADIYQEKALRNYGRYVGIAFQLIDDLLDYSAPETIFGKNIGNDLNEGKLTLPLLHAIHHSTPKQASLICHAIKQGNNRHLLGIILDTMHQYGSLEYTRKCAETEIKKAISCLNILPISPYRKALASLATYIIQRIH; the protein is encoded by the coding sequence ATGAATATTACTCAAATCGTCAAATTAACTAAACAAGATATGATAGATGTGAATACAGAAATTCGCGCTCGATTAGCATCTGAAATTACTTTAATCAACGAACTTGTTCAATATATTATTAATAGTGGAGGAAAACGAATTCGACCAATGATTACCTTGTTAACTGCAAGAGCGTTACGTTATAAAAAAACACAACATGTCATTATTGCTACATTAATAGAATTTATTCATACTGCCACTTTATTACATGATGATGTAGTAGATAAATCACATATGAGACGCGGTAAAATAACTACTAATATGATTTTTGGAAATGCTGCTAGTGTATTAGTAGGTGATTTTATATATACACGAGCTTTTCAAATGATGACAGAATTAGAATCCTTACGAATATTATCATTGATGGCAGATGCCGTTAATATAATTGCAAAAGGAGAAATATTACAATTAACAAATTGCAATGATCCAACTATCACTATAGATAGTTATATGAAAATTATTTATAGTAAAACTGCTCGTTTATTTGAAGTGGCTTCTCAAGCATCTGCCATTTTAGCTAATGCTGATATTTATCAAGAAAAAGCATTACGTAATTACGGACGATATGTAGGTATCGCTTTTCAATTAATTGATGATTTATTAGATTATTCTGCTCCAGAAACAATATTTGGAAAAAATATTGGAAATGATTTAAATGAAGGAAAACTTACTCTTCCTTTACTACATGCTATTCATCATAGCACCCCAAAACAAGCATCGCTTATATGTCATGCCATTAAACAAGGTAATAATCGTCATTTATTAGGTATCATTCTAGATACCATGCATCAATATGGATCATTAGAGTACACTCGAAAATGTGCTGAAACAGAAATTAAAAAAGCTATTTCTTGTCTTAATATTTTACCTATTTCTCCTTACCGAAAAGCACTAGCAAGTTTAGCTACTTATATAATTCAAAGGATTCATTAG
- the rlmE gene encoding 23S rRNA (uridine(2552)-2'-O)-methyltransferase RlmE has protein sequence MINKKCSVPSSRWLQKYCKDQYVIEARKLKLRSRAWFKLDAINHMDMLIASGMTVIDLGSAPGGWAMYVKNRIGNTGRVIACDILPMRRISGVDFLQGDCSDPNVFKTLRTWIGQQKVHVVLSDMSPNITGISIIDVNQSIYLGNVALNICRDILMYGGNFLVKIFQGKGWDQYMCDVHSLFNLVKIRKPDASRSHSREVYIVAKKRKYN, from the coding sequence ATGATAAATAAAAAATGTTCTGTACCTTCTTCAAGGTGGTTGCAAAAATATTGTAAAGACCAATATGTGATAGAAGCACGAAAACTGAAACTGCGATCACGGGCTTGGTTTAAATTAGATGCAATAAATCATATGGATATGTTAATTGCTTCTGGAATGACAGTAATAGATTTAGGATCAGCGCCTGGTGGATGGGCGATGTATGTAAAAAATAGAATAGGTAATACAGGACGCGTTATAGCATGTGATATATTACCTATGCGTAGGATTTCTGGAGTAGATTTTTTACAGGGAGATTGCTCCGATCCTAATGTTTTTAAAACACTGCGTACATGGATAGGACAACAAAAGGTTCATGTTGTTTTATCTGATATGTCTCCTAATATAACCGGCATATCAATAATTGATGTTAATCAATCTATATATCTTGGAAATGTAGCCTTAAATATATGTCGTGATATCTTAATGTATGGGGGAAATTTTCTAGTAAAAATTTTTCAGGGAAAGGGGTGGGATCAATACATGTGTGATGTACATTCTTTATTTAACCTAGTAAAAATCCGTAAACCAGATGCTTCTAGGTCTCATTCTCGTGAAGTCTATATTGTAGCTAAAAAACGTAAATATAATTGA
- the rpmA gene encoding 50S ribosomal protein L27, whose protein sequence is MAHKKAGGSTRNGRDSHSKRLGIKCFGGEFVSSGAIIVRQRGNTFHPGNHVGCGRDYTLFALKSGKVLFEKKGVSRRRFISIIANK, encoded by the coding sequence ATGGCACATAAAAAAGCCGGGGGTTCTACTCGTAATGGTCGAGATTCACATAGTAAACGTTTAGGAATTAAATGTTTTGGAGGAGAGTTTGTGTCTTCAGGTGCTATTATTGTACGTCAACGCGGTAATACATTTCATCCAGGCAACCATGTAGGCTGTGGAAGAGACTATACTCTTTTTGCTTTAAAATCTGGGAAAGTTTTATTTGAAAAAAAGGGAGTGTCTCGTCGTAGGTTTATTAGTATTATTGCTAACAAATAA
- the rplU gene encoding 50S ribosomal protein L21: MYAVFQIGSKQYRVTEGQIINVEKIGVNVGNQVEFNQILLLKCNDCLQIGYPFIKEGKVIAEIVEQNVNRKIEIIKFRRRKHFRKFQGHRQCFTKIKIKSINSYNLNN; encoded by the coding sequence ATGTATGCAGTTTTTCAAATTGGTAGTAAACAGTATCGTGTTACTGAAGGTCAAATAATTAATGTAGAAAAGATTGGTGTCAATGTTGGTAATCAAGTTGAATTTAATCAAATATTGCTTCTTAAATGTAATGATTGCCTTCAAATAGGATATCCTTTCATAAAAGAGGGAAAAGTGATAGCGGAAATTGTAGAACAAAATGTCAATCGAAAGATAGAGATTATTAAATTTCGTCGTCGTAAACATTTTCGTAAATTTCAAGGACATCGTCAGTGTTTTACAAAAATAAAAATAAAAAGCATAAATAGTTATAATTTAAATAATTAA